The following are from one region of the Salvia hispanica cultivar TCC Black 2014 chromosome 1, UniMelb_Shisp_WGS_1.0, whole genome shotgun sequence genome:
- the LOC125201513 gene encoding organic cation/carnitine transporter 3-like: protein MTDPQPLLSPEKDYHRTPSLDDMIEHCIGDLGWKHTLQASLVSFTWFFDAQQTFISVFTDAEPQWTCLNNNQSCADICHLPSSAWAWDTPSRASIISDWSLQCAGSLIKGLPAASFFFGCLIGGFALATLADSSLGRKKMLVYSSLLMSLTGVLTALSSGVWIYIALRFLSGFGRATIGTCALVLSTELVGKKWRENIGIVGFICFTLGFLSLPIIAFFSRDCSWRMMYLWTCVPSVLYSISLVFLVPESPRWLFIKGKKEEFAETLRSMAAPTNRSSLTQSFFGQCGEERAMEEENDIFSAAKILLSKGWSCKRLLSMMVVGFGIGMIYYGMPLGLGNLSVNLYLSVTLNALSEFPASLFTFLFIGKLNRKGAVMGLCVMSGICSVCCVMVSWQGMEIVLELLSFFCACTAFDIVLIYTIELFPTTVRNSAVSMVRQALVFGGALSPLLVAEGRKNAFLSYGVFGVAIAVCAMFVVCLPETRGRALCDSMEEEERRYDAGNSDGVYCI from the coding sequence ATGACCGATCCCCAGCCCCTCCTCTCCCCGGAAAAGGATTACCACCGCACCCCCTCCCTCGACGACATGATCGAGCACTGCATCGGCGACCTCGGCTggaagcacaccctccaagCCTCCCTCGTCTCCTTCACATGGTTCTTCGACGCCCAGCAGACCTTCATCAGCGTCTTCACCGACGCCGAGCCCCAGTGGACCTGCCTCAACAACAACCAATCCTGCGCCGACATCTGTCACCTCCCCTCCTCCGCCTGGGCGTGGGACACGCCCTCCCGCGCCTCCATCATCTCCGACTGGTCCCTCCAGTGCGCCGGCTCGCTCATCAAAGGCCTCCCCGCCGCCTCCTTCTTCTTCGGCTGCCTCATCGGCGGCTTCGCCCTCGCCACCCTCGCCGACTCCTCCCTCGGCCGCAAAAAGATGCTCGTCTACTCCAGCCTCCTAATGTCCCTCACCGGCGTCCTCACCGCCCTCTCCTCCGGCGTCTGGATCTACATCGCCCTCCGATTCCTCAGCGGCTTCGGCCGCGCCACCATCGGCACGTGCGCGCTCGTCCTCTCCACCGAGCTCGTCGGAAAGAAATGGAGGGAAAACATCGGCATCGTCGGATTCATCTGCTTCACGCTAGGGTTTCTCTCCCTCCCGATCATCGCCTTCTTCTCCCGAGATTGCTCGTGGCGGATGATGTATCTCTGGACGTGCGTCCCCTCAGTGCTCTATTCAATCTCACTCGTATTCTTAGTTCCTGAGTCGCCGAGGTGGCTCTTTATCAAGGGGAAGAAGGAGGAATTCGCCGAGACGTTGAGGAGCATGGCTGCTCCGACGAATCGGAGCAGCCTGACGCAGAGCTTCTTCGGCCAGTGCGGGGAGGAGAGAGCAATGGAGGAggaaaatgacattttttccGCAGCGAAAATCCTTTTAAGCAAAGGATGGTCGTGCAAGAGGCTCCTGTCGATGATGGTGGTGGGGTTTGGCATCGGGATGATCTACTACGGGATGCCTCTGGGGCTCGGGAATTTATCGGTGAATTTATATCTAAGCGTGACGCTGAATGCGTTATCGGAGTTTCCGGCGTCGCTGTTTACGTttctatttattggaaaactGAACCGGAAGGGGGCGGTGATGGGGCTGTGTGTGATGAGTGGGATATGCAGCGTGTGCTGCGTGATGGTGAGCTGGCAGGGGATGGAGATAGTGCTGGAGCTGCTTTCCTTCTTCTGCGCCTGCACGGCGTTCGACATCGTCTTGATCTACACGATAGAGCTGTTTCCGACGACCGTGAGGAACTCGGCGGTGTCGATGGTGAGGCAGGCGCTGGTGTTCGGGGGGGCGCTGAGCCCGCTGCTGGTGGCGGAGGGGAGGAAGAACGCGTTTCTGTCGTACGGCGTGTTTGGGGTGGCGATCGCGGTGTGTGCCATGTTTGTGGTGTGCTTGCCGGAGACGAGGGGGAGGGCGCTGTGTGACAGcatggaggaggaggagcgcCGGTATGACGCCGGTAATAGCGACGGAGTGTATTGTATTTGA
- the LOC125202419 gene encoding NAC domain-containing protein 45-like isoform X1: MGPMTLPPGFRFHPTDEELVAYYLDRKINGGTIELDVIPEVDLYKCEPWDLPDKSFLPSKDMEWYFYGPRDKKYPNGSRTNRATRSGYWKATGKDRTVHSQKRAVGMKKTLVYYRGRAPHGVRTDWVMHEYRLTFSTSTLKDSYALCRVMKKNIVSQKTNNEAAAELVLWEDGATPETSRDQNTSSDLTPAAVVSKDSTAQIGSDEVNSSVMDQFYCNGTENISNFNFQDYTGLFYESWYPSVGMNDFPEIDFPIEWKSGGEHVADSDRFKECLNGIANLDEIYALCSTHDSYAHTL; encoded by the exons ATGGGGCCAATGACACTCCCCCCCGGATTCCGGTTCCATCCAACGGACGAGGAGCTCGTGGCCTACTATCTCGACCGGAAAATCAACGGCGGGACAATCGAGCTCGACGTCATCCCCGAGGTTGATCTCTACAAATGCGAGCCCTGGGATTTACCTG ATAAGTCCTTCTTGCCGAGTAAGGACATGGAGTGGTACTTCTACGGCCCACGGGACAAGAAGTACCCGAACGGGTCACGCACAAATCGCGCAACGCGCTCGGGCTACTGGAAGGCGACCGGGAAAGACCGGACTGTGCACTCACAGAAGCGCGCGGTCGGGATGAAGAAGACATTGGTGTATTACAGAGGAAGGGCGCCACACGGCGTAAGAACTGATTGGGTAATGCACGAGTATCGCCTCACATTCTCCACGTCAACTCTCAAG GATTCTTATGCACTATGTCGGGTGATGAAGAAAAACATAGTGTCACAAAAGACTAATAATGAAGCAGCCGCGGAGCTAGTTTTATGGGAGGACGGCGCAACCCCGGAAACGTCCCGGGATCAAAATACCTCGTCCGATCTCACACCAGCCGCTGTCGTCTCCAAAGATTCAACGGCTCAGATCGGATCGGATGAAGTGAATAGCTCCGTGATGGATCAATTCTATTGCAATGGCACTGAAAAcatatcaaatttcaattttcag GATTACACAGGTTTATTCTATGAATCATGGTATCCATCGGTGGGGATGAACGATTTCCCGGAGATAGATTTTCCGATAGAGTGGAAATCGGGCGGTGAACACGTGGCGGATTCGGATAGGTTCAAGGAATGTCTCAACGGCATTGCAAATCTAGATGAGATTTATGCCTTGTGCTCTACACACGATAGTTATGCACACactttgtaa
- the LOC125217579 gene encoding uncharacterized protein LOC125217579, whose product MSFLWEKSQTWRWLVTKTRDSKPFFLTFATVCGVIPGIIGYCVMQVTSSSNPELEAKLRQSARPELTMMGKVNQERLAEYLGELKRKENTNDRYVAALRGETLTRKPYVRIQPVPNPNNTVVEEEKK is encoded by the exons ATGTCGTTTCTGTGGGAGAAGAGCCAGACATGGAGATGGCTGGTGACCAAGACCAGGGATTCCAAGCCCTTCTTTCTCACCTTCGCCACCGTCTGCGGCGTCATTCCCGGTATTATTGGCTACTGCGTCATGCAGGTCACTAGCTCCAGCAACCCCGAGCTCGAAGCCAAGCTCCGCCAATCCGCCCGTCCCGAATTAACG ATGATGGGTAAAGTTAATCAAGAGAGACTAGCAGAGTACCTGGGGGAACTGAAGAggaaagaaaatacaaatgaCAGATATGTTGCTGCTTTAAGAGGAGAGACACTGACTAGAAAGCCATATGTGAGAATTCAACCAGTCCCAAACCCAAATAATACTGTGGTCGAGGAGGAAAAGAAGTAA
- the LOC125217571 gene encoding E3 ubiquitin-protein ligase RGLG4: MGNLLFRSRKRTVSRSVSSCGPAVLRTRSRSRSRSISRRRSRSSSFADNPLPDRNSKETKGGMSSGEKKKKYSFIPDNFSSFDQVTLALREAGLESSNLILGIDFTKSNEWTGKVSFNNRSLHAIGDTPNPYEKAISIIGKTLAPFDEDNLIPCFGFGDATTHDQEVFSFHSDHSSCHGFEEVMACYRRIVPKLRLSGPTSYGPVVDAAVDIVEKSGGQYHVLVIIADGQVTRSVNTSDNELSPQEERTINSLVNASLYPLSIVLIGVGDGPWDDMKKFDDKIPDRDFDNFQFVNFTEIMSKSTSSAEKETAFALAALMEIPVQYKAAREFGLLGRVTGKAKKIVPRPPPVPYTPQASHSHSGLSRQFSNNSASAQDDQTQVCPVCLTNAKNMAFSCGHLTCSECSSRLSECPICRKRITSRLRLYS, translated from the exons ATGGGGAATCTGTTGTTCCGGTCTCGTAAGCGCACTGTCAGCCGCAGCGTCAGCTCCTGTGGCCCCGCCGTTTTAAGGACGCGCTCGCGCTCGCGCTCGCGCTCGATTTCTCGCAGGAGATCGCGCTCATCTTCGTTTGCCGACAATCCGTTGCCGGACAGAAATTCGAAGGAAACCAAGGGCGGCATGAGCTCCGgcgagaagaagaaaaagtacaGTTTTATTCCCGATAATTTCTCCTCCTTCGACCAG GTCACATTGGCATTAAGAGAAGCTGGACTGGAATCATCAAATCTAATTCTCGGGATTGATTTTACGAAAAGCAATGAATGGACAG GCAAAGTCTCATTCAATAACCGTAGCCTGCATGCCATCGGTGACACGCCAAATCCATATGAAAAGGCTATATCAATCATTGGGAAAACTTTGGCCCCGTTTGATGAAGACAATTTAATTCCTTGTTTCGGGTTTGGTGATG CAACCACACATGATCAGGAAGTATTTAGCTTTCACAGTGATCACTCTTCTTGCCATGGGtttgaagaagttatggcctgCTACAGAAGAATAGTTCCAAAGTTACGATTATCTG GGCCAACATCTTATGGACCCGTTGTGGATGCTGCAGTAGATATAGTGGAGAAAAGTGGTGGACAATACCATGTTTTAGTGATAATTGCTGATGGGCAG GTTACCAGAAGTGTCAATACATCAGATAATGAACTCAGCCCACAAGAAGAGAGAACCATAAACTCCTTAGTGAATGCAag TCTCTATCCTCTCTCAATTGTTCTTATTGGTGTTGGCGATGGACCATGGGATGATATGAAGAAATTTGATGACAAAATTCCTGATCgtgattttgataattttcag TTTGTTAATTTTACTGAGATAATGTCAAAGTCCACATCATCTGCTGAAAAAGAGACAGCTTTCGCTCTTGCCGCATTGATGGAAATTCCTGTCCAATATAAAGCAGCCCGTGAATTCGGTTTATTAGG ACGAGTAACTGGAAAAGCTAAGAAAATAGTTCCTAGGCCTCCACCGGTGCCATACACACCACAAGCATCACATAGCCACAGTGGATTATCACGACAGTTCAGCAACAATTCAGCTTCTGCGCAAGATGACCAAACTCAG GTTTGCCCCGTTTGCTTAACCAATGCAAAGAACATGGCCTTCAGCTGCGGACACCTG ACTTGCAGCGAATGCAGCTCAAGATTGTCAGAATGTCCCATTTGCCGGAAGCGCATCACAAGTCGACTCAGGCTGTATTCTTGA
- the LOC125202419 gene encoding NAC domain-containing protein 86-like isoform X2: MGPMTLPPGFRFHPTDEELVAYYLDRKINGGTIELDVIPEVDLYKCEPWDLPDKSFLPSKDMEWYFYGPRDKKYPNGSRTNRATRSGYWKATGKDRTVHSQKRAVGMKKTLVYYRGRAPHGVRTDWVMHEYRLTFSTSTLKDYTGLFYESWYPSVGMNDFPEIDFPIEWKSGGEHVADSDRFKECLNGIANLDEIYALCSTHDSYAHTL, encoded by the exons ATGGGGCCAATGACACTCCCCCCCGGATTCCGGTTCCATCCAACGGACGAGGAGCTCGTGGCCTACTATCTCGACCGGAAAATCAACGGCGGGACAATCGAGCTCGACGTCATCCCCGAGGTTGATCTCTACAAATGCGAGCCCTGGGATTTACCTG ATAAGTCCTTCTTGCCGAGTAAGGACATGGAGTGGTACTTCTACGGCCCACGGGACAAGAAGTACCCGAACGGGTCACGCACAAATCGCGCAACGCGCTCGGGCTACTGGAAGGCGACCGGGAAAGACCGGACTGTGCACTCACAGAAGCGCGCGGTCGGGATGAAGAAGACATTGGTGTATTACAGAGGAAGGGCGCCACACGGCGTAAGAACTGATTGGGTAATGCACGAGTATCGCCTCACATTCTCCACGTCAACTCTCAAG GATTACACAGGTTTATTCTATGAATCATGGTATCCATCGGTGGGGATGAACGATTTCCCGGAGATAGATTTTCCGATAGAGTGGAAATCGGGCGGTGAACACGTGGCGGATTCGGATAGGTTCAAGGAATGTCTCAACGGCATTGCAAATCTAGATGAGATTTATGCCTTGTGCTCTACACACGATAGTTATGCACACactttgtaa